The genomic window TGTGCGGCGGCAGCTGCTGGGCCTCCCCCTCGATGACCTGGCCCGTGCGACCGGGCTGAGCGTACCCCTGCAGCAGCGGCCCGAGCGCGGCGAGCACGGTCCCCGCAGCCTGCATCCGCTGGCCCGGCACGTGCTGGAACGGCGGCCGGACAGCAGCCTGGAGCGTGCGTAGGGCCCGGTCCCTC from Deinococcus aerophilus includes these protein-coding regions:
- a CDS encoding XRE family transcriptional regulator, translating into MTSVPFPGAVVYVRRQLLGLPLDDLARATGLSVPLQQRPERGEHGPRSLHPLARHVLERRPDSSLERA